The genomic segment AATTGTTAATTAATTAAGCTAATGCACCTTTAGCAGCATCTACTAATGCGCTAAATGCGTTTTTGTCATGTACTGCGATATCAGCCAAAATCTTACGATCGATTTCAACAGATGCCTTCTTAAGACCGTTAATAAAACGGCTGTAAGACATACCATTTTGACGAGCCGCAGCATTGATACGTGCAATCCACAATTGACGGAATTGACGTTTCTTCTGACGACGGTCACGGTAAGCGTATTGACCAGCTTTTGTTACTGCTTGAACAGCAACGCGGTAAACTCGACTACGAGCTCCGTAATAACCTTTGGCTTGCTTTAGTACCTTTT from the Paraglaciecola mesophila genome contains:
- the rplT gene encoding 50S ribosomal protein L20; this encodes MARVKRGVVARARHKKVLKQAKGYYGARSRVYRVAVQAVTKAGQYAYRDRRQKKRQFRQLWIARINAAARQNGMSYSRFINGLKKASVEIDRKILADIAVHDKNAFSALVDAAKGALA